One region of Pagrus major chromosome 5, Pma_NU_1.0 genomic DNA includes:
- the gpx8 gene encoding probable glutathione peroxidase 8, with the protein MEALGGYPAKSSNPKAKKLTVLLSMTVGVGCLFLLQTQLVKPRKPADFYSFEVKDAKGRTVSLEKYRGKASLVVNVASHSEQTELNYRFLQELHRELGTSHFNVLAFPCGQFGDTETGTSRDIEAFAKATYGVTYPFFSRIKIMGSEADPAFRFLTDSVQKIPKWNFWKFLVNPEGKVVRFWRTDEPMDSVRQAVTSLVREIILKKRVEL; encoded by the exons ATGGAGGCCTTAGGGGGCTACCCTGCCAAGTCCTCCAACCCAAAAGCGAAGAAGCTGACGGTGCTGCTGAGCATGACGGTCGGTGTGGGCTGTTTGTTCCTCCTGCAGACTCAGCTGGTGAAGCCGAGAAAACCTGCGGACTTTTATTCTTTCGAGGTGAAAGACGCGAAGGGGAGGACGGTGTCTCTGGAGAAGTACCGAGGAAAA GCTTCTTTGGTTGTAAACGTGGCGAGTCACAGCGAGCAGACGGAGCTGAACTACAGGTTTCTGCAGGAGCTGCACCGGGAGCTGGGCACCTCTCACTTCAACGTGCTGGCCTTCCCCTGCGGACAGTTCGGGGACACGGAGACCGGGACCAGCAGGGACATCGAGGCCTTCGCCAAGGCCACGTATGGGGTCACCTACCCCTTCTTCAGCAGGATCAAAATAATGGGCTCAGAGGCGGACCCTGCCTTCAGATTCCTCACAG ATTCCGTCCAGAAAATCCCAAAGTGGAACTTCTGGAAGTTTCTGGTGAATCCGGAGGGGAAAGTGGTCCGCTTCTGGCGGACGGACGAGCCCATGGATAGCGTTCGACAAGCCGTCACATCATTGGTGCGAGAAATCATCCTGAAGAAACGGGTGGAGCTATGA
- the LOC140995647 gene encoding cell division cycle protein 20 homolog B-like, which translates to MKRTQTFYFKNNFLCLSSRAQNEQQVSYRRFRRRIIQRSSTEGPAASTPLTTGRQCEPSFEFDPVCQRLQLDSPPPRHHEPEQRVIHGHLQGLPYDPLKGPLPSRLGPTGLNYPTEEPKQHWQEVCPVAQLSHHPPSLPGDGLPQKMHQNRTTLVLQGFVWRAAAQEHANAQQAGSDDRREDLQPFAFLDEASVSLQGKPATKLAAPSLLNDYYTNLLDCSSNGLIALALGSSVYIWNSETRALVGCLDPEPGRASGHQSRSISCLCWSRDGRALCIGTRRGDIQMWDVEKKQNTRRLSSHLSAVRALSWKQQLLSSGSALGRIHHLDPRAATPLVGAAVQEEGICSLQWSPGGDWLASGSTDGLLCMWDSDITGLARSRQPITTMKQPSAVKAMGWCPWQRKMIATGGGWKDGELRIWDTDSGTCVTSANTNSQICSLRWAEKYLVTGHGLPQHHVACWTWEFPSLSPTYQLTGHSQRVLHLALNPDSTQIFSAGADQRFHIWHM; encoded by the exons ATGAAACGAACACAGaccttttacttca AGAATAActtcttgtgtttgtcttctcGGGCACAGAACGAGCAGCAGGTATCATACAGGCGCTTCAGGAGGCGGATCATCCAGAGGAGCAGCACAGAGGGCCCAGCTGCGAGTACACCGCTCACCACTGGGCGGCAGTGTGAGCCCAGCTTTGAGTTTGATCCGGTCTGTCAGAGACTGCAGCTGGACTCTCCACCACCGAGGCACCATGAGCCAGAACAGAGAGTCATACACGGACACCTGCAag GATTACCTTACGACCCTTTGAAAGGGCCCCTACCCTCTAGATTGGGACCCACTGGCCTGAACTACCCGACTGAAGAGCCA AAACAGCATTGGCAGGAGGTGTGCCCCGTGGCACAGCTGTCACACCACCCACCATCACTGCCTGGGGATGGCCTGCCACAGAAAATGCACCAGAACAG AACGACCCTTGTGTTGCAGGGATTTGTGTGGAGAGCTGCAGCTCAAGAACATGCAAACGCTCAACAGGCTG GTTCTGATGACAGACGGGAGGATTTGCAGCCATTTGCTTTTCTGGATGAAGCTTCTGTGAGTCTGCAGGGAAAGCCAGCGACGAAGTTGGCGGCGCCGTCACTCCTAAACGACTACT ACACTAACCTTCTCGACTGCAGTTCTAATGGTCTGATTGCGTTAGCGCTGGGCTCTTCTGTTTACATTTGGAATTCAGAAACTCGTGCGCTGGTGGGATGTTTGGACCCAGAACCAGGACGAGCATCGGGCCATCAAAGTCGGTCCATCTCCTGTCTGTGCTGGAGCAGAGACGGCAGAGCCCTCTGCATCGGGACCAGGAGAGGGGACATACAG ATGTGGGATGTTGAGAAGAAGCAGAATACGAGGCGTCTGTCATCACACTTGTCTGCGGTCAGAGCTCTTTCCTGGAAACAGCAGTTACTCAGCAG CGGCTCTGCTCTCGGACGTATCCATCACCTTGACCCTCGGGCTGCTACACCTCTGGTAGGTGCAGCTGTCCAGGAGGAGGGCATCTGCAGCCTGCAGTGGTCACCAGGAGGCGACTGGCTGGCCAGCGGCTCCACAGATGGCCTCCTCTGTATGTGGGATAGTGACATCACAGGGCTCGCAAGGTCACGTCAGCCAATCACAACAATGAAACAGCCCAGCGCTGTTAAG GCAATGGGCTGGTGTCCATGGCAGAGAAAGATGATCGCTACTGGCGGGGGGTGGAAAGATGGCGAGCTGAGAATCTGGGACACAGATTCAGGGACTTGTGTGACCTCTGCCAACACAAACTCACAG ATCTGTTCTCTACGATGGGCGGAAAAGTATCTGGTCACAGGTCACGGCCTTCCTCAGCACCACGTCGCCTGCTGGACCTGGGAGTTCCCCTCCCTCAGCCCAACCTACCAGCTCACAG gtcaCTCTCAGCGAGTCCTGCACTTGGCCTTGAACCCTGACAGTACTCAGATTTTCTCTGCTGGAGCGGACCAGCGTTTTCACATCTGGCACATGTAA
- the LOC140996196 gene encoding uncharacterized protein encodes MFAYETQILQRLAVLVVCHDLAVGQILSHNFQLQRPMSWFQAREFCQRHYVDLTVLSTEEQYFTLLNATAANKVSFWLGLQHQSTFSGWKWVNGEELSYSQWFRENDADCASLEAMLKEDNKLLARYCDEPHMFVCQGPVSPQPVAVDSVGSDHVILSWNISAFMQMTPHSYNVTTCTNKCDTLVFPYTGGSAFMSINISYLTSAKEYFIEISAFVRRPDNVTGRDMTLRSKPTALQVKPASLADSGSQHNVIIVILKSLKLVSLAPPLWILYRILKKCELKSESESESVHDVSQVELSAEETIVELFPQKTRGVG; translated from the exons ATGTTTGCCTATGAGACACAGATCCTGCAGCGGCTGGCTGTTCTGG TGGTGTGCCATGACTTAGCGGTGGGCCAGATCCTCTCACATAACTTCCAGCTCCAGAGACCGATGTCCTGGTTCCAAGCACGGGAGTTCTGTCAGAGGCACTATGTGGACCTTACAGTCCTGAGCACAGAGGAGCAGTACTTCACTCTCCTCAATGCCACGGCTGCAAACAAAGTCAGCTTTTGGCTTGGCCTGCAGCATCAGAGCACCTTCAGTGGCTGGAAGTGGGTGAATGGGGAAGAGCTGAGCTATAGTCAGTGGTTCAGGGAAAATGATGCTGACTGTGCGAGTTTGGAGGCCATGTTGAAGGAAGACAACAAGCTGCTGGCTCGCTACTGTGATGAACCACACATGTTTGTCTGTCAGG GTCCAGTTTCCCCGCAGCCAGTGGCGGTGGACTCCGTGGGCTCTGATCACGTGATTCTCAGCTGGAACATCTCCGCatttatgcagatgacacctCACAGTTACAACGTGACCACATGCACCAACAAGTGTGATACGCTCGTCTTCCCCTACACTGGCGGCTCTGCCTTCATGAGCATCAACATCTCCTACTTAACATCAGCCAAAGAGTACTTCATAGAGATTTCCGCTTTTGTTCGTCGGCCTGACAATGTTACTGGTAGAGATATGACGCTTCGAAGTAAACCTACAGCTTTACAAGTCAAACCAG CTTCCTTAGCGGACTCTGGCAGTCAGCACAACGTTATCATTGTCATTTTGAAGTCACTCAAGCTCGTGTCTCTGGCTCCTCCACTGTGGATTCTTTATCGTATCCTGAAAAAAT GTGAACtgaagtcagagtcagagtcagagtcagttCATGACGTCTCACAAGTGGAGCTTTCAGCTGAGGAGACAATTGTTGAGCTGTTTCCGCAGAAAACCAGAGGAGTTGGttaa